One region of Plasmodium gaboni strain SY75 chromosome 6, whole genome shotgun sequence genomic DNA includes:
- a CDS encoding hypothetical protein (conserved Plasmodium protein, unknown function): MTNVNNNMNNSGNNSTPTNEVLWESLYKDFNEITDRNKKHLNYIENSLFNFCKGVSSNEELSYDLSNRRMTDISHLRKNNIGIKVNVNNLIGHKSRIINDINENNTVINNDKDNKEELNNVMLKNNVNNIINDEYEKGSNIVLKDEDVEYIKNDTYISCTDIMNSEKTRNSDNFNNSYISSSANNNVVSKSGSFKIDSPNNNTNMKDTTDTNNHNNNNNNNNNNNNNNNNNDNNNNISCNEEKNNYFSYNNINKDVLRRSSLFNLKSKSCHNFSLPDDGLYNYHNNNNKSNSNYYISNDFSKNRLRLDKKNDDHTYLLSNKKIYDTYKERKSDKKFLTFNTFDNKSEGSVIFHMEKYRNFTLPSEEKIKTYNFLKKRNSTFDSLEKLDMLLKSKYKSINSKYNNNNNLESENHIEHDSVSLSYSCPKENIKKNHLIKSFLSSDHNYKIDSVMSEIYNRNKEIDKSDESPLSEQNAQIDNHNVLINRSKKLIEISKQCLSAYSDIASDNMNDLYINKKSDHINNINNINNIYDSVRDSFKREESVSKSPLFSDKNKQIETNEMSNNDHNNKNNFDHLLNNLKNMSNSNGYDYSNHMDNINYSYDTEEDEVEEHNDNGHGNKEKKRDHDINNDNIKQNVCNLNVENLTIQNNNSNNNNNNNISKFKEENMEKNGKKVNSIFEAYDKNNITQGKETAFKYNSIYMSNTQGGDNSNIHGVVNSSHEKKEIKIKDVLYSLSKEEEDMLINIDKNNPLLDDNKKKEERCVANGGAGGVHTNMSTKEEHHNNNTIDEHNIDDDNYIYEKLKNRKHLREKDIANISVEYGDYVGDVNVDEKESISLDGTSSSARKIIMHPDFVEKYLQNKKSHSVMGYREEIKISDEQKKALDKSVNVINYSNDVKRLFREKYFLQDLCEKRKVMVQKSKIENTKLNIEIKSLLSFNNNLSYALKEKDAEIKILKKQKEELEINLMKRVNNNTNNNHSNPYSFLNNSTHLSLYNDDKRNSIDNNCNVLCNKSTSSSIILNNMNDTNENIIQNYEKKIQELKVQLKMYQTQNNDLQEQLKIFMNE, from the coding sequence atgactaatgttaataataatatgaacaattCAGGCAATAATTCAACACCTACGAATGAGGTGTTATGGGAATCTTTATATAAGGATTTTAACGAAATAACAGATAGGAATAAGAAACATTTGAATTATATAGAGAATAgtttatttaatttttgtaaGGGTGTTAGTTCAAATGAAGAGTTATCTTACGATTTATCAAATCGTAGAATGACTGATATATCTcatttaagaaaaaataatataggTATTAAAgtaaatgtaaataatttaatagGCCATAAAAGTAGgataataaatgatataaatgaaaataatactgtaattaataatgataaagataataaagaGGAATTGAATAATGTCATgctaaaaaataatgtgaataatattataaatgatgaatatgaaaaaggaagtaatattgttttaaaagatgaagatgtggaatatataaaaaatgatacCTATATAAGTTGCACAGATATTATGAATAGTGAAAAAACAAGAAATTCtgataattttaataattcttatataaGTTCATCTgcaaataataatgttgTCTCAAAATCGGGTAGTTTTAAAATCGACTCAccaaataataatacaaatatgaAAGATACAACTGACAcaaataatcataataataataataataataataataataataacaataataataacaataatgacaataataataatattagtTGTAAtgaggaaaaaaataattatttctcatataataatattaataaagaCGTATTAAGAAGATCGAGTCTTTTCAATTTAAAGAGCAAATCATGCCACAATTTTTCTTTACCAGATGATGGATTATATAACTATcacaataataataacaaaagtaatagtaattattatatatctaaCGATTTTTCAAAGAATAGATTACGAttagataaaaaaaatgacGATCATACATATCTATtaagtaataaaaaaatttatgaTACCTACaaagaaagaaaaagtGATAAGAAATTTCTTACGTTTAATActtttgataataaatcAGAAGGAAGTGTTATATTTCATATggaaaaatatagaaattTTACATTGCCCTcagaagaaaaaataaaaacttataattttttaaaaaaacGTAATAGCACATTTGATTCATTAGAAAAATTGGATATGTTATtaaaaagtaaatataaaagtatcaatagtaaatataacaataataataatttagaAAGTGAGAATCATATTGAACATGATTCTGTGTCCCTTTCATATTCATGTCctaaagaaaatattaaaaaaaatcatttaATTAAATCTTTCCTAAGCTCTgatcataattataaaatagATTCTGTCATGTCAGAAATTTATAATAGGAATAAAGAAATTGACAAGAGCGATGAATCTCCTCTATCTGAGCAAAATGCACAAATTGATAATCACaatgtattaataaatagatcaaaaaaattaatagaAATTAGTAAACAATGTTTAAGTGCTTATTCAGATATAGCTTCtgataatatgaatgatttatatataaacaaaaaatctgaccatataaataatataaataatataaataatatttatgatagTGTACGTGACAGTTTTAAAAGAGAAGAAAGTGTCTCAAAATCACCATTATTTTctgataaaaataaacaaatagAAACTAATGAAATGTCAAACAatgatcataataataaaaacaattttGATCATTTGTTAAATAATTTGAAAAACATGAGTAATTCTAACGGTTACGATTATAGTAATCATATggataatataaattatagTTATGACACTGAAGAAGATGAGGTTGAAGAGCATAATGATAATGGTCATGgaaataaagaaaaaaaaagagatcatgatataaataatgataatattaagCAAAATGTATGTAATTTAAACGTGGAAAACTTAACaattcaaaataataacagcaataataataataataataatatttcaaaatttaaagaagagaatatggaaaaaaatGGGAAAAAAGTAAATTCAATTTTTGAGGcatatgataaaaataatataacacAAGGGAAAGAAACTGCCTTTAAATACAACAGCATATATATGAGTAATACGCAAGGAGGAgataatagtaatatacATGGTGTTGTTAATAGTAGtcatgaaaaaaaagaaataaaaataaaagatgTGTTGTATTCTTTATCAAAAGAGGAGGAAGACATGTTAATTAATATTGACAAGAATAATCCTTTGTTAGACgataataagaaaaaagaGGAGAGATGTGTTGCAAATGGAGGAGCAGGAGGAGTGCATACGAATATGTCTACAAAAGAGGAacatcataataataataccATTGATGAGCATAATATAGATGATGataattacatatatgaaaaattgAAAAACAGGAAACACCTTAGAGAAAAAGATATTGCCAATATTTCTGTTGAATATGGTGATTATGTTGGCGATGTTAATGTTGATGAAAAAGAAAGTATATCGTTGGATGGAACGAGTAGCAGTGCACgtaaaataataatgcATCCCGATTTTGTTGAGAAATATcttcaaaataaaaaaagtcATAGTGTCATGGGATATCgagaagaaataaaaattagTGACGAGCAGAAAAAAGCGCTAGACAAAAGTGTTAATGttataaattattcaaACGATGTAAAACGTTTATTTCGAgagaaatattttttacaagATTTATgtgaaaaaagaaaagttATGGTTCAAAAAAGTAAAATTGAAAATACCAAATTAAATATAGAAATTAAATCACTTTTAAGTTTTAACAATAACTTAAGTTATGcattaaaagaaaaagatgctgaaataaaaattttgaaaaaacaaaaagaagaattagaaataaatttaatgaaacgagttaataataatacaaataataatcattCGAATCCATATTCTTTCTTAAATAATTCTACTCACTTaagtttatataatgatgaCAAAAGAAATAgtattgataataattgtaATGTGTTATGTAATAAAAGCACATCCTCAtcaattattttaaataacatgaatgatacaaatgaaaatattatacaaaattatgaaaaaaaaatacaagAATTGAAAGTGCAGCTAAAAATGTATCAAACCCAAAATAATGACTTGCAAGAACAATTgaaaatttttatgaacGAGTAA
- a CDS encoding putative polypyrimidine tract binding protein, translating into MNKRTLSDDRNTREKNKSGVKRYLMSSDDIYDNPKIYHEKNNGGSKINMSTFLEINEDGMLYDNHNNNIMNGHNNDMCDLNNGNNNIFNSLNKIDNNNNNNNIKDNELNKINNENNNNNNNNNNNNINSNNNNTSLSTKYYSNDCKKRKGSRYTSSLPFLKKEKNSGNTVLILKNVPEKVDEEDIISFMRPFLRNKNPEIIFDGQDIIVKLYDDELIESIYTYFNQHPTQIKGSFVKVKISKDNDDNKESKNEHNNIMNNNNNSNSNNNYSCNNNDDYSLYNNHPTDTSDKRYSKSNKAECSKVILVSVINLHYPVDIELIYYLFSKCGTVEKIITFSRNPVLYQALIQFDNIETAKEAIKTLHNRNIYDGCNTINIQYSFLKELVIKGNNSSSWDYTLSSEKKTKNYPEIQNSHGVLPTPTRKSIDSELYQLMEKKFKLVDFEKMNPSKTPVLICYNIPKEYTDVNKLFNLFSIYGFVTRIKILREKPDAALIQYSNYIFSSLAQEYLQRARISNQNIEVNFSKIHDIRVSQRQQNHESHNTKIFSNYDQRYVLSDQGKYIKAACRPTKCLFISNLNEDVNEDCVMNLFNKYGNINKFQFLPVKEGKRHLSIIVEMNTEDMATKALMDLHNFYLKDRYIKVSYTKSRLM; encoded by the exons ATGAATAAACGAACACTTTCAGATGATAGGAACACGAGGgagaaaaataaaagcGGAGTTAAAAGATATCTTATGAGTAGTGATGACATTTATGATAATCCTAAGATATAtcatgaaaaaaataatggGGGTTctaaaataaatatgagTACCTTTCTTGAAATAAATGAAGATGGGATGCTATATGATAATcataataacaatataatgaatggtcataataatgatatgtgtgatttaaataatggtaataataatatttttaatagtttaaataaaattgataataataataataataataatataaaggaTAATGAActtaataaaataaataacgaaaacaacaacaacaacaataataataataataataatattaatagtaataataataatacttCTTTATCgacaaaatattattcaaatgATTGTAAAAAAAGGAAAGGTAGTAGATATACATCATCCCTACcctttttaaaaaaagaaaaaaatagCGGTAATACagttttaattttaaaaaacGTACCAGAGAAAGTAGATGAAGAAGATATCATATCTTTTATGCGACCatttttaagaaataaGAATCCAGAAATTATATTCGATGGACAAGATATTATAgttaaattatatgatgatgaattaattgaaagtatatatacatattttaatcAACACCCAACACAAATCAAAGGTTCTTTTGTTAAGGTTAAAATATCTAAGGAcaatgatgataataagGAAAGCAAGAATGAACACAACAACATAATgaacaataataataatagtaatagtaataataattatagttgtaataataatgatgattATTCTCTTTATAATAACCATCCTACAGATACATCAGACAAAAGATATAGCAAATCCAATAAAGCAGAATGCTCTAAAGTTATTTTAGTATCTGTTATTAATTTACATTATCCTGTTGATATAgaattaatttattatttatttagTAAATGTGGAACAgtagaaaaaataattacCTTTTCAAGAAATCCAGTTTTATATCAAGCACTTATACAATTTGATAATATAGAAACAGCAAAGGAAGCTATAAAAACATTACataatagaaatatatatgatggATGTAATACAATAAATATCCAATATTCATTTCTAAAAGAATTAGTTATCAAAGGTAATAATTCAAGCTCATGGGATTATACTCTATCTagtgaaaaaaaaacaaaaaattacCCAGAAATTCAAAATTCTCACGGAGTTCTTCCAACACCCACAC GAAAAAGTATAGATTCTGAATTATATCAATTAATGGAGAAGAAATTCAAATTAGTTGACTTTGAAAAAATGAATCCGTCCAAAACGCCAGTCttaatatgttataatataccAAAAGAATATACAGATGTTAATAAG TTATTTAATCTCTTTAGCATTTACGGATTTGTTACGCgaataaaaattttaagaGAAAAACCAGATGCTGCTCTTATACAATATTCAAATTacatattttcttcattagCTCAAGAATATTTACAACGTGCTAGAATTAGTAATCAAAACATAGAAGTGAACTTTTCTAAAATACACGATATAAGAGTTTCTCAAAGACAACAAAATCATGAATCCCACAATACTAAAATATTTAGTAATTATGACCAACGATATGTg ttaTCAGATCAGggaaaatatatcaaaGCCGCATGCAGACCGACaaaatgtttatttatatcaaatCTTAATGAAGATGTCAATGAAGATTGTGTAATGAATTTATTTAACAAATATggaaatataaacaaatttCAATTTCTTCCTGTCAAGGAAGGGAAAAGACACCTCTCTATTATTGTAGAAATGAATACGGAGGATATG gCAACAAAGGCATTAATGGATctacataatttttatctaaaagatagatatataaaagtatCCTATACAAAATCCAGATTAATGTAA
- a CDS encoding hypothetical protein (conserved Plasmodium protein, unknown function) codes for MMDIAIFENDKNLSLNGINKLVEDVYNDNLNFLLKKNKNELEKSYTDPFSSKIEALISSIEEEANKLYKEKDEMKQNFQNIAMQLKNVKKSIKKTESYIGKNMNGEIIENSYKTLENIKKDIDNL; via the exons ATGATGGATATAGCTATTTttgaaaatgataaaaatttatcATTAAATGGAATAAA TAAACTAGTAGAAGATGTCTATAATGATAAccttaattttttgttaaaG aaaaataagAATGAATTGGAAAAAAGTTACACTGATCCTTTCAGTTCCAAAATTGAAGCTTTAATAAGTTCAATCGAGGAAGAAGCAAATAAACTATACAAAGAAAAAGATGAAATGAAACaaaattttcaaaatattg CAATgcaattaaaaaatgtaaagAAATCTATTAAAAAAACAGAGAGCTATATAGGAAAAAAT ATGAATGGGGAAATCATTGAAAATTCTTATAAAACActtgaaaatataaaaaaggatatTGACAATTTATAA
- a CDS encoding putative long chain polyunsaturated fatty acid elongation enzyme, producing MSSINILFFNNLGESILTFFNPSLKYARSITKNWLLMNPTPFFIVLLSYFLFVFISYIYYLRYGRGTNDKTLAAKIAPSITRGPKMTRLEQMVEKLTPYYNLLQVLFSLIITLLTVYEAKNRRFSLFYNSVDFSKKNIALCCWLFYLNKLVDFVDTILIVLRKKWNQFTFLHVYHHFSVFLIMWINTSVGYDGDIYYIIVVNSFVHFIMYLYYYLASVKFKVPIFAKACVTYLQMLQFLSIILPGFYVLFVRHYCPYPRRLVGLSFCYCITLLVLFTNFALHTYIKPKKKTS from the exons ATGAGtagtataaatatattatttttcaataACCTAGGGGAGAGCATTTTAACGTTCTTCAATCCAAGTTTAAAATATGCAAGAAGTATAACCAAGAATTGGTTGTTGATGAATCCTACTCCTTTCTTTAtagtattattatcatattttttatttgtatttatatcatatatatattatcttaGATATGGAAGAGGTACAAACGATAAAACTCTTGCAGCCAAAATTGCCCCATCCATAACAAGAGGCCCCAAAATGACACGACTAGAACAAATGGTTGAAAAATTAACACCCTACTACAATCTATTACAA GTCTTATTCAGCTTAATTATCACATTGTTAACAGTATACGAAGCAAAGAATAGACGcttttctttattttaCAACTCTGTTGAtttttctaaaaaaaatattgcCTTGTGCTGCTGGCTCTTTTActt gAACAAATTAGTAGATTTTGTTGACACAATTTTAATTgtattaagaaaaaaatggaaCCAATTTACCTTCCTACATGTATATCATCATTTCTCAGTTTTTCTAATTATGTGGATAAATACAAGTGTAGGATATGATGGAGATATTTACTATATCATTGTAGTGAA CTCATTTGTGCATTTTATCATGTACCTTTATTACTACCTTGCAAGCGTAAAATTCAAAGTACCCATTTTTGCAAAGGCATGCGTAACGTATCTTCAAATGTTACAG TTCCTTTCCATCATCCTCCCAGGATTTTATGTCTTGTTCGTAAGACACTACTGCCCTTACCCCAGAAGACTAGTAGGCCTCAGTTTTTGCTACTGTATAACCTTATTAGTTTTGTTCACAAATTTTGCTCttcatacatatattaaaccaaaaaaaaagacatcttaa
- a CDS encoding hypothetical protein (conserved Plasmodium protein, unknown function), with protein sequence MNFELKEKYYKNMILQRDKDEYERFKHAIKFQKNFINIEKDLTKNKELFKLKEEIKSYKQKIDTLQYENNYLKNKIRYYENKFKIFKNEIQIKNKNINYLISENDVINRLYQQISQNIFHKV encoded by the coding sequence atgaattttgaattaaaagaaaaatattataaaaatatgattcTTCAGAGGGATAAAGATGAATATGAAAGATTTAAACATGCCATAAAATTccaaaaaaattttattaatattgaaaaagatttaactaaaaataaagaattatttaaattgaaggaggaaataaaaagttataaacaaaaaatagATACACTGcaatatgaaaataattatttaaaaaataaaattcgttattatgaaaataaatttaaaatttttaaaaacgaaatacaaataaaaaataaaaacataaattatttaatatcTGAAAATGATGTAATAAATAGATTATACCAGCAAATATCACAGAATATATTTCACAAAGTTTAA
- a CDS encoding putative ubiquitin-conjugating enzyme E2, translated as MTKNRLLIESREAKKQNDPDISLTHSEYNLHEWQAVIRGPKDSPYEGGKWKINIKCKSTYPIDPPLITFVTKFFHPNVNFVTGELCMDILKANWSPAWTIQSLCRAILFLFNEPNADSPLNCDAGNLIRSGDIKGFQSMARMYTVEYAMDDDNEK; from the exons atgacGAAAAATAGACTGTTAATAGAATCTCGTGAAGctaaaaaacaaaatgatCCTGATATTAGCCTTACACACAG tGAATACAATTTGCATGAGTGGCAAGCGGTTATAAGGGGACCCAAAGATTCTCCATATGAA ggaggaaaatggaaaataaatataaaatgtaaaagTACATATCCAATAGATCCACCTTTAATTACATTTGTTACCAAATTTTTTCATCCAAATGTAAATTTTGTTACTG GTGAATTATGTATGGATATATTAAAAGCTAACTGGAGTCCAGCTTGGACAATTCAATCATTATGTCGTGCTAtactttttctttttaatgAGCCAAATGCTGACAGTCCCTTAAATTGTGATGCTGGTAATTTGATAAGATCTGGTGACATAAAAGGATTCCAATCGATGGCAAGAATGTATACAGTGGAATACGCAATGGACgatgataatgaaaaataa
- a CDS encoding putative RNA-binding protein codes for MSLNFSIANVVYVKNLSSDITEENIREKFGSCDEIINITFKNFPGLNQKYCQIEFKTSEGITNASRLNGETLLNVPMVVSVIEPIIHNTNLNEVSTTESDKNVNSLLDVRNSITSQGVQTLLLQQQAISEQKKRLVDFQNSLNEKNNKFDVFSKIVYMENIPEKYDEEDIREFFQNIGNTTSYKLQYNEQKKVHTAFVEFKNEEHAKAALNLSGTKVGLHEICIRDAYSLINDKDNLKNNFSFYSNNTTGDNSNNNIMNSNTIMSTTNNLPIINTMNNINNINNNKFLLTTNPNVNEKVEKVLALKEKLAMKLCAMYNPNLLLVNNLVQPTNSYLLNVNNSENTNMQQFNIETTSSIQEEKLNDIKNDKYDKYEKDKKKKKKKDSSIDKSSYDRHDGETKKKSHNIKIKKYKSSRSSKYSNSSYSQEKSSSRNYSRSSTSSNKYKRNTISYTTREKKYIYDKIKKRKRSYNYSKSNSSYSDSNSNSRNSYDSDYHRYKNSYRHRKISKRKHNHKYTTSSSRSNSSYSERSRRRRRDSEDTKPWWVKESEKMKIRQKIKEQKMREMAIREKRRR; via the exons ATGAGTTTAAATTTCAGTATAGCTAATGTAGTATATGTTAAGAATCTTTCAAGTGATATAACTGAAGAGAATATAAGAGAAAAATTTGGTTCTTGtgatgaaataataaatataacatttaaGAA TTTTCCAGGTCTTAATCAAAAATATTGCCAAATTGAATTCAAGACATCAGAAGGTATAACAAATGCATCTAGACTAAATGGAGAAACCCTTTTGAATGTTCCTATGGTTGTAAGTGTTATAGAACCCATAATTCATAATACCAATTTGAATGAAGTGTCTACAACCGAAAgtgataaaaatgtaaatagTTTGTTAGATGTTCGAAACAGCATAACCAGTCAg gGTGTGCAAACTCTGCTTTTACAACAACAAGCAATTTCTGAACAGAAAAAAAGACTCGTTGATTTTCAAAATTCACTAAAcgaaaaaaataataaatttgaTGTTTTTTCAAAAATTGTGTATATGGAAAATATTCCAGAAaag tatgatgaagaagataTAAGAGAATTTTTTCAAAACATTGGAAATACCACTAGTTATAAATTACAATACAATGAACAGAAAAAAGTACACACGGCCTTTGttgaatttaaaaatgaagaacATGCGAAAGCAGCTTTAAATTTAAGTGGAACTAAAGTAGGATTACATGAGATATGTATAAGAGATGCATATAGCTTAATAAATGACAAAGacaatttaaaaaataatttttcattttatagTAATAATACAACCGGTGACAATAGTAACAACAATATTATGAATAGCAATACAATTATGAGCACTACAAATAATTTGCCTATTATAAATACTATGAATAacattaataatattaataataataaattctTATTAACAACTAATCCAAATGTTAATGAAAAAGTTGAAAAGGTATTAGCCTTAAAAGAAAAGCTAGCTATGAAATTATGTGCCATGTATAACCCAAATTTGCTCTTAGTTAATAATTTAGTTCAACCAACAAattcttatttattaaatgtaaataattcAGAAAATACAAACATGCAACAATTTAATATAGAGACGACCAGTTCAATACAAGAAGAAAAActtaatgatataaaaaatgataaatatgataaatatgaaaaagataaaaaaaaaaaaaaaaaaaaagatagCTCAATAGATAAAAGTTCTTATGATAGACATGATGgagaaacaaaaaaaaaatcacataatataaaaataaaaaaatataaaagttCAAGAAGTAGTAAATATAGTAATTCATCATACAGTCAAGAAAAAAGCTCCTCACGTAATTATTCACGTAGTAGCACATCaagtaataaatataaaagaaatacTATATCATATACTAcaagagaaaaaaaatatatatatgataaaattaaaaaaagaaaaaggtcatataattatagtAAATCAAATAGTTCATATTCAGATAGTAACAGTAATTCAAGAAATTCATATGATTCTGATTATCATCGTTATAAAAATAGTTATAGGCATAGAAAAATAAGCAAAAGAAAACATAatcataaatatacaaCTTCTTCTAGTCGTAGCAATTCATCTTATTCTGAGAGGAGcagaagaagaagaagagATTCAGAAGACACCAAACCATGGTGGGTCAAAGAATCAgagaaaatgaaaattagacaaaaaataaaggaaCAAAAAATGCGTGAAATGGCAATTAGAGAAAAACGTAGAAGGTAA